Proteins from a genomic interval of Quercus lobata isolate SW786 chromosome 11, ValleyOak3.0 Primary Assembly, whole genome shotgun sequence:
- the LOC115968285 gene encoding transcription factor GTE7-like, which produces MASAVLARTTSNGGGAFMAKLPFSNPNPNPNPKKRQQQQYHHHHHHDESPAVTQSIASDDASSINHRRRHNNNNHHNHNNNNNNSSTTTELQGSQNHSKQYLSINIATYSKKQLRDLKFRLVSELEQIRQLQLRIELQRNNGGGGGATTAPISSKKSKGKKRSLALENPISNPNANSSTAVAGLGSMMKACKDVLTKLRKHKSGWVFNEPVDVAGMGLHDYYDIIKQPMDLGTVKSRLARDFYRSPLDFAADVRLTFTNALTYNPKGHLVHGMAEQLLARFEELFRPIGEKIDPIEIEQQHHLRPQIEQQQQQQQRQVFDVEEELQASSWNNKKNSVDIDDDDAGDDDHLVRIEEKSERIDKVLVDRSERLQAPASSSNPPTTTTKAAQPVKPLKQPKPKAKDPNKREMSIEEKHKLGLGLQSLPPEKMEQVVQIIRKRNGHLKQDGDEIELDIEAVDTETLWELDRLVTNWKKMVSKIKRQALMGNNMKNNVELPVSEKIEVVASEAKKPKKGGGEVGEEDVDIGDDMPMCNFPPVEIEKDVGGHASSSSSSSSSSDSDSSSSSDSDSGSSSGSDSDADNAQS; this is translated from the exons ATGGCGTCAGCGGTGTTAGCCAGAACCACATCGAACGGTGGAGGAGCTTTCATGGCGAAACTCCCATTttcaaaccctaaccctaaccctaaccctaaaaaacgacaacaacaacaatatcaccaccaccaccaccacgatGAATCTCCGGCCGTGACGCAATCGATAGCCTCCGACGACGCGTCGTCGATCAACCATAGAAGAcgacacaacaacaacaaccaccacaatcacaacaacaacaacaacaatagtaGCACGACGACTGAATTACAGGGTTCTCAGAATCACAGCAAGCAATACCTGAGCATCAACATTGCTACGTATTCGAAGAAACAGCTTCGAGACCTAAAGTTTCGGCTCGTGTCGGAACTCGAACAGATTCGCCAGCTCCAGCTTCGAATCGAGCTCCAACGCAACaacggtggtggtggtggtgctacTACAGCCCCGATTTCGTCGAAGAAATCGAAGGGGAAGAAACGGAGCTTGGCTTTGGAGAATCCGATTTCGAACCCGAATGCGAATTCTTCAACGGCGGTTGCGGGTTTGGGCTCGATGATGAAGGCGTGTAAAGATGTGTTGACGAAGCTGAGGAAGCACAAGAGTGGTTGGGTTTTCAACGAGCCTGTTGACGTGGCAGGTATGGGTCTTCACGATTACTATGATATAATCAAGCAGCCTATGGATTTGGGTACCGTGAAATCGAGGCTCGCTCGGGATTTCTATCGATCTCCGTTGGATTTTGCGGCCGATGTGAGGCTCACGTTTACAAACGCCTTGACGTACAATCCAAAGGGTCATCTTGTTCACGGTATGGCTGAGCAATTGTTGGCGAGATTTGAGGAATTGTTTCGACCCATTGGTGAAAAAATCGACCCAATTGAGATCGAGCAGCAGCATCATCTGCGGCCGCAGATTgaacagcagcagcagcagcagcaaagGCAGGTTTTTGATGTGGAGGAAGAGTTGCAAGCGAGTTCTTGGAACAACAAGAAGAATAGTGTTGATATTGACGATGATGATGCTGGTGATGACGATCATTTGGTGCGGATTGAGGAGAAATCGGAGCGAATTGATAAGGTTTTGGTGGATCGATCGGAGAGATTGCAGGCGCCTGCTAGCTCATCGAATCcgccaacaacaacaacgaaaGCAGCGCAGCCAGTGAAGCCCTTGAAGCAGCCGAAGCCTAAGGCTAAGGATCCGAATAAGAGGGAGATGAGTATTGAGGAGAAGCACAAGTTGGGGCTTGGATTACAAAGCTTGCCGCCGGAGAAGATGGAGCAGGTTGTGCAGATTATAAGGAAGAGAAATGGGCATTTGAAGCAGGATGGGGATGAGATCGAGCTTGATATTGAGGCTGTAGATACGGAGACCCTTTGGGAGCTTGATCGGCTTGTTACCAACTGGAAGAAGATGGTTAGCAAGATTAAGCGGCAAGCACTCATGGGCAACAACATGAAAAACAATGTG GAGTTACCTGTGAGTGAAAAGATTGAAGTTGTGGCGAGTGAGGCAAAGAAGCCCAAGAAAGGAGGAGGGGAGGTTGGAGAGGAAGATGTGGACATTGGCGATGATATGCCGATGTGCAATTTCCCTCCGGTGGAGATTGAGAAAGATGTAGGAGGTCATGCCAGTAGTAGCTCCAGCAGTTCTAGCAGTTCAGACAGTGATTCCTCTTCGTCAAGTG ATTCGGATTCAGGGAGTTCTTCAGGGAGTGATTCGGATGCAGATAATGCGCAGTCTTGA